The DNA segment GGTTTTATCCAGCTCTTTCGAAAAAGCTTCTAAAATTTGTGGAATATCTGTAGATCAAATCAAACAAGCTGCTGATATCATAGGAAAAGCCAAAGGATTTATTTCGCTTTGGGCAATGGGATTGAATCAAAGTGCGATTGGAGTGGATAAAAACACGGCTTTATTAAATCTTTCTCTATTGACGGGCCACGTTGGAAAACCAGGTTCAGGTCCTTTTTCTTTAACAGGCCAGCCCAATGCAATGGGTGGTCGTGAAGTAGGAGGAATGGCCAATTTATTGGCGGTTCACAAAGAATTAAATAATCCGGTTCATCGTCAAGAAGTGGCCGATTTTTGGGGAGTTGACGGTATTTCCGAAAAACCGGGATTGACCGCCACCGAAATGTTCGAAGCTTTGGAATCCGGAAAAATGAAGGCAATTTGGATTATCTGTACCAATCCTTTAGTGAGTTTACCCGATTCTAGAAGAGTGGAAAAAGCCTTGGCGAATGCCAAATTCGTTGTCGTTCAAGATATTTCACACAACTCGGATACGTCAAAGTTTGCCGATTTATTGTTGCCGGCCGCAGGTTGGTTGGAAAAAGAGGGAACAATGACCAATTCCGAAAGAAGAATTTCGTATTTGCCAAAAGGCATCAATGCACCGGGAGAAGCGCTTTCAGACGTGGATATTTTGATGCGTTTTGCCAAAAAAATGAATTTTCCGGGTTTCAATTTCAATACGACGGAAGATATTTATAAAGAACATTGCCTGATGACAAAAGGAACCAACATTGATATTTCCTTTTTGAATTATAACCGTCTCAAAAATGAAGGCACGTTTCAATGGCCGGTTCCCGATTATGGACATCCGGGAACACCGCGATTGTTTGCTGACAAAAAGTTCTTTACGCCTTCGCAAAAAGCGATTTTCAATATCCCGACGGCTATCGAAAATACTTCGGCAGCTCCTAATGAAGAGTTTCCATTCATTTTGACAACGGGACGTATTCGGGATCAATGGCACACGATGACCAAAACGGGAAAAGTATCTCGATTGATGTCGCATATTCCAAGTCCGGTACTGGAAATAAACCCCATTGATGCCTTCAAAGCAAAAATTGAAGAAGGAGATATTGTTGTGGTAACTAGCCAAAACGGAACGGTTCGAGTGAAAGCCAAGGTTTCGGATACGATTCGTGAAGGAGTGGTTTTCTTGCCGATGCACTGGGGAAAACAATTAGAAAACGATTTGAATAGAACCAATAACTTGACCAACACCATTGTCGATCCCGTTTCGAAAGAACCCGATTTTAAATATACGACGGTTTCGGTGGTCAAATACGTGAAACCTTTCGAGAAAATAGCCGTGGTTGGAGCGGGAGCAGCTGCTTTCCGATTCATTCAAAACTACAGGGAAATCAACAAGACCGATGAAATTGTTGTTTTCTCGAACGAGGAAAATCCGTTCTATAACCGAGTTTTATTGCCGGAATACATGACGGGAGAATTTACTTGGGAGCAGCTTTTGAAAATCAAGGAAGAAGCGCTAGGCAGGTTGAGCATCACGATGAAATCGAATGTTTCGATTGACAATGTCAATGCCAAAGAGAACACCATTCTCGACAGCAAAGGCGATTTACACACTTTTGATTCCTTGATTTTAGCCACTGGAAGCCGACCATTTGTGCCTGAAAATGCCCAATTGCATTTGCCGGGACGCTTTACGATGCGAAAAAAAAGCGATGCCGACAGATTAAAAGAGTATTTGGACAGCACTAATTTACCTGCCGATGAACAACACGTGGTTATCGTGGGTGGCGGGTTGTTGGGATTGGAATTGGCGGCAGCCTTGAAACATAAAAAAGTAAAAATCACCATAATTCAACGTGCTTCCCGTTTGATGGAGCGTCAGTTGGATCGAATTTCAAGTAAATTATTGGCCGAGGAAGTTCAACTTCGCGATATTCAAATTTATTTTGACAATGAGGTCAATACCGTATTCGAAACGGACAATGCAAACGAATTGGAAATTGCCCTGAAAAGTGGTCGAATTATTACTGCCAATGCCATTGTTTACACCATTGGAACCATTCCAAACATAGAAATTGCCAAAGAATCCGGGCTTTCTTGCGGACGTGGCGTGAAAGTAAACCAGTATTTGCAATCTTCGAATCCCAATATTTTTGCCATTGGCGAAATAGCGGAATTCAACAATCAATTATTCGGAATTACCTCTGCTGCCGAAGAGCAAGCCGATATTTTGGCTAACTTTATGGCAGGCGACATCAGCAGTTTTTACAAAGGCTCGGTTTTGATGAATATCCTGAAGCTGGAAGACATCAATTTGTGCAGTATTGGCGAAATTGAAGTGCCTGAGAACGATGATTCGTATGAGGAAATTGTCTTTGCCGATTTGAAAAAGCGATATTACAAGAAATGTATTGTCAAGAATGATTTGCTGGTTGGTGCGATTTTAATGGGAGATAAAGCCGAATTTGCCGAATTCAAAACAATGATTGAAAGCAAAATTGAGTTGTCTGACAAAAGAAATAGGTTGTTGAGGGGAAGTTCGACAGCGAAACCCGTTTTAGGAAAACTAGTTTGTTCTTGTAGCCAAGTGGGAAGCGGAAATATTGAAGAATGCATCAAAAGCGGTGTGACCAATTTCACTGAATTATGCAAAACAACAGGCGCCGGATTGGGTTGCGGAAGTTGCAAGACCGAAGTGAAAGAAATTTTATCAAAATGTAAATAAGTTTGTTGTTTTTGGTTTGTAGTTTGTTGTTGAACAACTATAAACCAAAAACCATAAACCACAAACTAACGATTATGGAATTGACAAGATTAATAGTAAAAGGAGGCGTGATTTCGCCAGGTGAATTGCGAGAAATTGTGAATATGGCTTTGGATCAAGGCTTGAAGGATATTTCTTTTGGTTCTCGTCAAGACATTATTTTTCCAAAAGGATTTACGGCCATCGGGAAAGAAAAAGCAGGAAAATATCATTTTGTTTATCCAAATGAAAAAAGCGGCAACAATATCGTGACTTCTTATGTTTCGACTGATATTTTTAGAAATACGCCTTGGCTTACGGGAAATAAATTCCTGTATATCTTGGAACAATTCAAGCAAAATCCAGAATTGAAAGTCAATATCACCGACCCAAATCAACAATTAGTTCCTTTGTTTACTGGGCATATCAACTTTATTGCATCGCACCACGAAGATTATTGGTTTTTATACATCCGTTTGCCCAAATGGGACAAAATGGAAATGTATCCCGTACTGATTTACAGTTGGAATATTGCCGAAGTGTATTATGCCATTGAAAAAATATTGCAAGAAGAACCTGATTCTGCCGACATGATTTTTCAATTGGTAAACGATGCTTTGGACACCAATAACAGGACTATCGACAAACCGTTAAACATTCCTTTTTATCCATTTCCGTATTATGAAGGGATGAATAGATTGGGAATCGACCAATACTGGTTGGGATTGTATTGGAGAAATAACCTCTATGATTTAGATTTTTTGAAGGAAATGTGCGATTTGTGTTTTGATTGCAAAATAGGCAAGATTTGTATCACGCCTTGGAAATCGTTCATTGTAAAAGGAATTCCAAAAGACCGAAAATTGGATTGGGAAAAGTTCCTTGGCAAAAAAGGAATCAACGTGCGCCATTCGTTGTTGGAATTGAATTGGCATTTGCCTGTGGCCGAAGAATGGGCCTTGAATTTGAAAACCTTTTTGGTGCGAACGCTGGACCAGTTTGACATCAGCACTTACGGACTAACCTTTGGATTGTCCGAATATAATAGAGACGGGCATTATTTTACTTCGATTGTTGTCGAAAAAAATGATGTTCCCAAAGATTTGGAATCCATAAAAATCAGGGCTACCTACAATGTTTTGTATGCCAAAAATTTTGACCCCAATACCAAAGAATACATCGTTCATGCACAAGATGTAGACAAATTGGAACTGCCCACCATCTTGATAGAATTGAGCCGAAAATATTTTGATGAACTTGGAAATTCAACTTTTGAGGTAAGTGCTACCTCGGCCAAAAAAGAACAAAAAGAACAAGACATACACCAGTGTCAAGAATGTTTGACGATTTATAATGCCGAATTTGGCGACCAAACCCAAGGCATTGAAAAAGGGGTTTTGTTTGCCGATTTGCCGGAAGACTACCATTGTTCGTTGTGTGAATCTCCCAAAAGTAATTTTATAAGTTATCTTGAAAAAGTATAATTTTACAAATTCCCATTTTAAGAATACAGAATAACAGAAACCAATTATGAAGACACGATTCAAAAAAGTAAGCTCCTCCCATATCAGTATTTCGGAATTAATGCTTCCTTCGCATACCAATTTTAGCGGTAAAATACACGGAGGGTACATCTTGTCGTTACTGGATCAAATTGCTTTTGCTTGTGCTTCGAAGTTTTCAGAGAATTATTGCGTCACGGCCTCCGTCGATACGGTAAATTTCCTGAAACCCATTGAAGTAGGGGAATTGGTCACGATGAAGGCCAGCGTCAATTATGTGGGACACAGTTCGATGATTGTCGGGATTCGCGTGGAAGCCGAAAACATTCGAACCGGAGTAATCAAGCATTGCAATTCCTCTTATTTTACGATGGTTGCCAAAGACAATGACGGGAAAAACGTCATGGTTCCGGGCTTGATTTTGACGACCCTGAAAGAAGTAAGCCGCTATGAACACAGCGTAAAACAGCTTGCCCTAAAAAAAGAAAGAGAATATCAAAAAGGAATTGCCACTTTTGGTTCCATTGAATCCATTTTGAGTTCCAACGAGTACAATGTGAAGGTGGAATTGGAGTAGTTTTTTTCAGAAGACAACTCTAGTTTTAGACGAGTGTAATTTTAAAAATTAGAAATCTATTCCTGATATATTAGATAAATTACAGTGCATACCTGAAAAATAACATGGCACTGAGCCATGGTTTAGTTTTGTTGTTCAGTGCTTCTCTAACTCCCGTTCCAGGTATTGTATATGCTAAATGTCCGTGCCAGTACCAACTTTTGGACTGAAAATATTTAACACTAATGTTGAATTCATATCCGTATTCCTTTTTAGGCATATAGCTTAATGCTGGATTTCCTCCAATGTTATTGTTTTGTGCGGCATACATGTAAATAGCCTGAGGAACGAGTTCAATTTTGCTCCAAGGACGTATGTTGGCTTGTAGTTGGTTAACAATCATATTGCTGTTTTGAACAACTTTGAAATGATTGGCTCCAATAACCCATTCCTCGCCATTACCACCAGTGAGGAGCGGATCCCATCGTTCATGTTTTTCTGTATTGGGATTGTCACCTGAAAAATAGGCATAACGATAACGTAAGACACTAGCACTTGGGCTTTTGGCAAAACTCCAGCCTAAATCGACATATCCTGTAAATGCAGCCATATTGTAATTAGAGTTTCGTTCGTATGCAAACTCTCCTTTGTAGAATAGACCAGCTACTCCAGCGGGTTTATTACCATAATAGCGAATATTATAAAGAGAAAGTCCTTCTCGCCCAAGTACATTGCCTGATGGGGAATAATAGTTAAAATTAGATTTAGGAATGTTTAATAACATAATCCCAATTTGATTAGAATAACCATCTCCCCATTCAGCATTGAATCCTTGAATCTTTGTTTGAGAGTCAACTAGCGACAGTTCGTCAGGATCAAGTTGAAAAATTTGTACTAGAACGTTGTTATAGCGTAACGATGCTAATCCGAGGTAATCGGATGCCCATCGTGGATTGAGTTGCAATGCACCGCGGTTATCTCCATTTGACGCAGTATTTCTAATAATATAGCCTTGTCCTACAGAGAATTGTTTCCTCCCAATTGAGAGA comes from the Flavobacterium limnophilum genome and includes:
- a CDS encoding nitrate reductase, with amino-acid sequence MQNSEIKTTCSYCGVGCGIVVTNDAKNGVAVTGDKDNPVNRGMLCSKGMNLHYVVNDTSDRILYPEMRWSKSHPMERVSWDAGLDRAAAVFSSIIKKYGPDSVGFYISGQCLTEEYYLVNKLVKGFLKTNNIDTNSRLCMSSAVAGYKKTFGEDSVPIAYDDIELADTFLITGANPAWCHPILFRRLEQHKEKNPKVKIIVVDPRKTDSALAADLHLQIIPGTDIVLYHALAKRLIEKGYADKDFVSNHTENFNAYKDLVLSSSFEKASKICGISVDQIKQAADIIGKAKGFISLWAMGLNQSAIGVDKNTALLNLSLLTGHVGKPGSGPFSLTGQPNAMGGREVGGMANLLAVHKELNNPVHRQEVADFWGVDGISEKPGLTATEMFEALESGKMKAIWIICTNPLVSLPDSRRVEKALANAKFVVVQDISHNSDTSKFADLLLPAAGWLEKEGTMTNSERRISYLPKGINAPGEALSDVDILMRFAKKMNFPGFNFNTTEDIYKEHCLMTKGTNIDISFLNYNRLKNEGTFQWPVPDYGHPGTPRLFADKKFFTPSQKAIFNIPTAIENTSAAPNEEFPFILTTGRIRDQWHTMTKTGKVSRLMSHIPSPVLEINPIDAFKAKIEEGDIVVVTSQNGTVRVKAKVSDTIREGVVFLPMHWGKQLENDLNRTNNLTNTIVDPVSKEPDFKYTTVSVVKYVKPFEKIAVVGAGAAAFRFIQNYREINKTDEIVVFSNEENPFYNRVLLPEYMTGEFTWEQLLKIKEEALGRLSITMKSNVSIDNVNAKENTILDSKGDLHTFDSLILATGSRPFVPENAQLHLPGRFTMRKKSDADRLKEYLDSTNLPADEQHVVIVGGGLLGLELAAALKHKKVKITIIQRASRLMERQLDRISSKLLAEEVQLRDIQIYFDNEVNTVFETDNANELEIALKSGRIITANAIVYTIGTIPNIEIAKESGLSCGRGVKVNQYLQSSNPNIFAIGEIAEFNNQLFGITSAAEEQADILANFMAGDISSFYKGSVLMNILKLEDINLCSIGEIEVPENDDSYEEIVFADLKKRYYKKCIVKNDLLVGAILMGDKAEFAEFKTMIESKIELSDKRNRLLRGSSTAKPVLGKLVCSCSQVGSGNIEECIKSGVTNFTELCKTTGAGLGCGSCKTEVKEILSKCK
- a CDS encoding rubredoxin → MELTRLIVKGGVISPGELREIVNMALDQGLKDISFGSRQDIIFPKGFTAIGKEKAGKYHFVYPNEKSGNNIVTSYVSTDIFRNTPWLTGNKFLYILEQFKQNPELKVNITDPNQQLVPLFTGHINFIASHHEDYWFLYIRLPKWDKMEMYPVLIYSWNIAEVYYAIEKILQEEPDSADMIFQLVNDALDTNNRTIDKPLNIPFYPFPYYEGMNRLGIDQYWLGLYWRNNLYDLDFLKEMCDLCFDCKIGKICITPWKSFIVKGIPKDRKLDWEKFLGKKGINVRHSLLELNWHLPVAEEWALNLKTFLVRTLDQFDISTYGLTFGLSEYNRDGHYFTSIVVEKNDVPKDLESIKIRATYNVLYAKNFDPNTKEYIVHAQDVDKLELPTILIELSRKYFDELGNSTFEVSATSAKKEQKEQDIHQCQECLTIYNAEFGDQTQGIEKGVLFADLPEDYHCSLCESPKSNFISYLEKV
- a CDS encoding acyl-CoA thioesterase, with amino-acid sequence MKTRFKKVSSSHISISELMLPSHTNFSGKIHGGYILSLLDQIAFACASKFSENYCVTASVDTVNFLKPIEVGELVTMKASVNYVGHSSMIVGIRVEAENIRTGVIKHCNSSYFTMVAKDNDGKNVMVPGLILTTLKEVSRYEHSVKQLALKKEREYQKGIATFGSIESILSSNEYNVKVELE